The Rissa tridactyla isolate bRisTri1 chromosome 1, bRisTri1.patW.cur.20221130, whole genome shotgun sequence DNA segment CCCTCTGCATCCCTGGCCGCCAAACCAGCCCAGGAAAAGAAGTTTTTAAGCACCAGCAAAACTACAGAGGAGCCCAAAGCTGCCTTCCTCCGGCAAAGCAACCGCAGTAACATCGCCCCAGCCAGGGGGATATTCAGAAGTCATTGCAAGAAGCTTTATAGAAAATAGACGATAAGAGTGGATGCAGCTTTCAATATATTTGCTCTAGGATATAGTAACAGGCACGGTTTTGAAGCAAACACGAGCGGGTGAACTAGGTCGAGAGCTTTTGCTTCGCTCGTTTTAAATTACAAAGTGCTGAGACAGCCTAGTCTAGGATATATTTTAGAGTCGGAAAAGGGCTGCCCCCGCACGCCCTGGGGAACATGCACGCAGCCGGCGGAGGCGTTTCCTACACAGCTGCATCGTTTTGTGCCTGGGAAGAGCTGGAAATGtcatcaaacaaaaccaaatggagAAAGGGGCACGGAAAAGCACACCGCTTCTCGGGGGGGGAGCGGCTGGACGGtgtgttttcctctgtgtttggagcaaaaaagaaaaaaaaaaaaagaaatcaagttaaGTTTTGCATCTGTCAAATAGAAATCTAATAGGAAAGAGAGCTGTACATGGTCAAAGTCAAGTCCAGGCTCCAGGAACATCCAGGAGGACAGTTTCAGGTATTGCCCGCTGCTTCCCGGGATGTGCCAAGCAAACACTCACGTGCGTGGGGTGCCGAGCCCTGCTGGCAGCGTGGCATCCCGCAGTCCGCTGAAGAAACCCGCCGCTGGAGAGGAGACGCGGGAAGCAGCTCGTCAGCCTCCCGGGAGCACCGGCATCCTGTAGGGCCAATCCGGATGTGCATCCCCCTGCCCATGGGCGCTGGGATGGAGGGAACGGATCCAGCCCAGTCCCCTGCGGGAATCAGCGCTATGGGGTCGAGTAGGGCACGGGCAGGGAGAGCCGGTCTGGACCCCTCCGGGGAGGGTTCTCCCCACTCCTACGCACCCCAACACCCATCCCCGAGACCGGCTCGTCCTCAGAAACTAATTTTTGGTGATGTCATGGCAAGAGGATGGAGATGGGGCGAGGTGGATGCCGGGAGCGGAGGTGTCGAGGGGCGGCATGATGGACGGATGCCGGAGGGGCGATGGTGGGATGCCGGGAGTGCCATCAGAGCCCGGGCGTTCCGATGGCGCTGGTACGTCGGGGATCGGCATCCTGCTCATAGCGGTAGTGGTAGCCCTCCATCTGGTCGCGACAAGCCTCACGGAGGTTGTGGAGCCAACGCTTGATGCCGCGGCGGTTCAGGTAGAGCACCATGAGGAAGACGATGCCGATGAGGGCCAACACGATGCCGAAGAAGACGTAAGAGGCAGTCTCCAGCCGACCCGGCTCGCCGCCCTCGTTGGCCGTGCAGGCCAAGCCCTCGGGCCGCAGTCGCAGCAGGGCGGCCCCGCGGagtggcggcggcgcggcgcagcgcaggctgcgggcgTCGGGCACGCGAGCGGCGGTGGCACGCAGCCAGGCGAGGAAGGGGCGCAGGGCGCAGTCGCAACTCAGCGGGTTGGCCCCCAAGTTGAGCCGCAGGCCCCGCAAGCCGGGGGCTTCCAAGATCCGCagctcggcggccgtcagccgctgCAGCGAATTGTTCCGCAGGTCCAGCTCCTCCAAGccggctggcagcagggcggccGGCAGTGCCCGCAGCCCGTTGCCCGCCAGCTCCAAGCGTTGCAGGCTGAGGTTGCGCAGGGCCAAGGCGAGCTGGTCCTCCAGCGGGGCGGCCAGCAGCGCCTGGTTCAGCTGCAGCGTACGTAGCAGTGGCACGCCGGCGAAAGCGCCGGCGGCCACCCAGAGCAGGGGGTTGTGGCTGAGGTCGAGGGTACGGAGGGCGGGCAACCCTTGCAGAGCCATGTCCTCGATGGTCTGGATGTTGTCGTGGCGCAAGCGGAGCAGGCGGAGGTCTGGCAGCGGGCGGGCGGCGAAGGCggcgggatgcaggatgctgagGTTGCTGCCGGCGATGCTGAGGTTGTGCACGGTGACCGGCAGCTCCTTCGGCGGTTCCTCCAACCTCTCGTACCGGCACTGCACCAGCTCCGGGGTGGCCACGCAGTAGCAGGCGGACGGGCAAcccccggggggagcggcggccggggGCACGGCCAGCGGCAGCAAGGCGAGCCCTAGCCAGGGCAACCAGCGCCCGCCGCCCGTTGCCCGCGTCTGCCTGCGGGCCATGCTCGCTGCCCGGGcatgcaggggagggggggggtcggggggagggCGGatggtgggtgggggggtgtgggggtgatggaagggtgtgggggggtgatggaggggtgtgtgtggggggacgGACCTGCCTCCCTTCAGCCCCCCCCCGAGGCTGAGCTGCCTCCGGCGCGGTGCCCGCACACGGCGGCTCTGCGGGGAGCGCCGGCCGCGCCGCTGCCCAAAtcgggctgggggtgggggggagagggggaggaggaagggagggaggaggaggaggaagggggacgGGTTGGGGCTGCCTGACGCTGCGGACTGGGcggaggagggcggcggggagcTGCCGTCGGGgggggctcggctgggctcggcacggctcggcacggctTGGCATGGCACGGCTTGGCACGGCATCGCTCGCAAGCACCGGCCCCCACcgtggcgggggggtgtgtggggggggcatGGGCTGCCGCCGTCCCTTACAGCCCGGGGGTGGGTTAAGGGATGTCGCTGTCCCCATCAAGCTCCGGAGAGGATttgggggggtgtccccgtccctTTCCAGCCCCGAAGAGAGGTTAGGGGGATGTCCCGGTCTCTTTTCAgcttggggtggatttggggacTGTCTTGGTCCCCTTTCATCCCGGAGAGCGATTAGGGGATGTCTCGGTCCCTCTCCAACCCGGCGAGGAGTTAGGGGATGTCGTGGTCCCCATCAAGCTCGGGGAGGATTTGGGGGCTTTCCCGGTCCCTTTACAGCTCTGGAGAGAGGTTGGGGGCTGTTCCTGTCCCCTTCCAGCCCGGGGAGAATTTGGGGGCTGTCCCGATCCCTTTCCAACCCCGGGGAGGGGTTAGGGGATGTCGCGGTCCCCATCATGCTCGGGGAGGATTTGGGGGGTGTCCCGGTCCCTTTCCAGCCCGGGGAAGCCTTGGGGGCTGTCCCGGTCACCTTCCAGCCCCGGGGAGGATTTGGGGGGTGTCCCGGTCCCTTTCCAGCCCCAGAGAGCGTTTTGTGTCTGTCCCAATCCCCTTCGAGCCCGGGAGAATTTGGAGGCTGTCCTGGTCCCTTCCCAGCATGAGGGGAGTTGGGGGCTGCTGCGGTGTCGTGTCtgtcctccccccccagccctgaggaGGGGGATGGGGGCTGTCACGGTCCCTTTCCTTCCCAGGGAAGATTTGGGGGGGTCCCCTTCCAGCCCTGGTCCCCATTCCCTGACCTGCCCCACAAGCTGGACACCCCTCAGCACCCCTGTGACCGCTGTCTCCAAGTTATCACTGCTTTTACTTTTTGGGACTCGGTGACATTGTCCCCTGtgggtccccatcccagccctggctTTTGGGGGGCCACGGGGTCCAGCTGCCGTGAGGACCCGTGGTCCCGGGAGAAGCAATGCTGAGGGACGCAGAGGTCATCACTTTTATTAGACCGGCTTGGAAAAAACCCGATGGGCATCGGGCACGCAGTGCTGGTCCTTTGTGCCCTCCcggctttattttctctttgttgtaTCCGCTGgactaataaaagatattacctctgCTTCAAAGCCTGCTTTGGTCTTGCCGCCGTCCCTGGGCAGGCAAGTGACAGGCTGCTGTGACCCTGGGGATCCCAAACCCCTGGCCATGGGGGATGGTGTTGGGGTGGGCACCGGATTTTCGGATGCTGGAGCGATGCACAGCCAGGGGCTGGGTGCACTGTGTTCGGAGCTGGATGTAGCAGGATTTGGGTGCTGGACCCCCTTCGGGTGCCAAAATACCTCTGCGGACCTGAGCTGGGGGTCGCATTAAATGAACTCCATCCTGGGCACATTTTCTCTCGCGTCttgatttttccccttctccctgccctcgTCTTTCATCCTGCTCTTTTTCCCAAAGGACTTTTTCCCTGCCTTGGGATTTCCCCTTCCCTGAAGCTCTCCTGAATTTTGCAAGGACCAAGTCCATTTCGGATGCTGGTGCATCTGGGTGGCTTGAGCTGCTCCCAAAAATTGGGCAAACCCTGTATTTAAAGTGACGGTGTCTAACAGCAGCCAGAGAAAGCAAAGGAGTttgtgggaggggtggggggagaagaataAACTCGGGAATATGTCAAATAATTGTGTGCCATCAAATATTTAAGCGTGGGGCAGTATCTCCTCTGGCGCCGGAGGAGGGGCAGTGGGGAGAGCCAGATGTCACGCTGAGCCAGCGCCGCAGCACTCATGGATGGAGCCTCCTCTCCCCCAAAATAGCGCTTTGGGGCCCATTTATTACATTTAATCGCTCTATTTAATGAATAAATAGTGCTTCGGAAAACAAGGCAGCTGGTGGGCCAGATCTACCGCTTTGCGTGGAGGTCCTGGCAAGCTCTCATCTGCCGGGCTGCAAAAATCCCAGCACCTTTTAGTCCTTCTCCGTGGCTCCTTGGAGAAGGAGCATCTGCCATAAAAACCGAGGCTGAGACAGAGTACCTTCACTCCCTCTCCAAAAGCCATAAAACACGGTCGGTGAGTGACGTTAGAGGTTATGGGAGAGCACAAAGCTCTCTGCAGCTGAAAGGGAGCTGAACCCTTTGACTTTGAAGGGTGGAGATGCTCCAAGGTTTGGAGGGGACGTGTGTTCTGGTGCTGTACTGCAGCTGGTGGCTTTGAGGATGTGGGGACTTTTGCCTGGTGGGACCATGGTGCCTTCCTTGCCTGCGGCAAACATCCCGGACTTCCCCAGGAACGGCTGGTGTGGGGCCTGGGGGAGGTGATGAAGTCCCAGCATGGGAGCTGGATGCCACCATCATCCCAGCAAAGCTGTGAACCATcagggagctgggtttggagtTGTGACTGCTCCTCCCCTGCACCTacctttccctctgctccttcTTTTCACCTTGCAACATCTCTGCTTCTCATTTCAGCTTGGCCCAGCCCAAAACCTGATTGGGACCTTTGTCCTTTCAGATGCAGGTGTGGAAGACaagatttttccctctctcttcacAGCCACTGTTTTCTGACCTCTCTCCAGGTGGGTCACCACTTTTCTGAAGTGCAGAGCCTCAAAACTGAGCCATGGGGTACCTCAAGGAGCAGGACACCCCCATCTTCCTCCATCCCCAAATGGATGGGTCACTTTTGGATTTATGGTCTGCTCTTGCCAGCCATCCTATTGGTCCTGTGTGTTCATCTCCTTTCTAGCAACACCCCTGTGTCCTTGCTGGGTGGCCCTGGATGAGTTTACCACCCCTTTTACCAGTCTGCAGTCTTAGTCATGACATCTTGGCATCAACCACCAGGATGTTTATTCCCAGTTGTTAATGGTCACAAGGGATTCTAGAGCCTCTGAAGCCTCTGTTGGACTTGGATCAGTTTTGGGTCCTCCTACGCCATGTCCAggaaagccattgaggtgctggagcgtgtccagagaagggaaaaggagctggtgaggggtctggagcacaagccttgtgaggagcggctgagggagctgggggtgttcagcctggagaaaaggaggctgaggggagaccttctcgctctctgcaactccctgaaaggagggcgtagccagggggggtcggtctcttctcccaaggaacagaccATGGGACAAGCGGAAATGGCCTCAacttgccccaggggaggtttaggatggatattaggaaaaatttcttccctgaaagggttgtcaagcattggaagaggctgcccagggcagtggtggagtcaccatccctggatggatttaaaagccgggcagacgtggtgctgagggacatgggttagtggtgggtttgtcagtgttgggttgatggttcaatgatctgaaagatcatagaatcatagaatatttaggttggaaaagacccttgggatcatcaagtccaaccatcacctccactctacaaagttctcccctacaccatatcccttaacaccacatctaaacgagtcttaaacacatccagggatggtgactccaccacctccctgggcagcctattccagtgtctgaccactctttctgggaagaattttgtcctaatgtccagcctaaacctaccctgctgcagcttgaacccattccctcttgttctatcgctaatgacctgtgagaagagaccagcaccaacctctctacactgtcctttcaagtagttgtagagagcgatgaggtctcccctcagcctcctctttctcaaactaaacagtcccagctccttccatctctcctcatcagatttattctccaggcccttcaccagcttcgttgccctcctctgcactcgctccagcacctcgatatctctctcgtattgaggtgcccagaactggacacagtactcaaggtgtggcctcagcagtgctgagtacagggggacaatcacctccctccttctgctggtcacactatttctaatacaagccaggatgccattggcccccttggccacctgggcacactgctggctcatgttcagccgcttgtcaatcagaacccccaggtccttttctgccaggcagctctccagccgcactGCCCCAAGCATGTAGCGATGCATGgagttgttgtggcccaagtgcaggacctggcacttggccttgttgaagcacattccattagcgttggcccatcaatccaatctatcccagtctctctgtagagcctccctatcctcatgcagatcaacactcccgcttagcttcgtgtcatctgcaaacttgctgatgatacactctgtgTCCTtgtcaaggtcatcaataaagacgttaaacaaatggtcccaacaccgagccctgagggacaccacttgtgaccggccgccagctggatttagctccattgaccaccactctttgggaccgcccacccagccagtgcttgatccagcagatcgtatgctcatccaggccatgagccgccagttttcccatgagaattctatgcggaacagtgtcaaatgcttttcgaaagtctaggtagacaatgtccacagtctttcccttatccaataatctgatcatcttgtcatagaaggaaatcaggtttgtcagacaggacctgcctttcataaacccatgctgactaggcctgatcccctgcttgtccgttatatgacttgtgatggcactcaagatgatctgctccatgaccttccccgctaccgaggtcagactgacaggcctatagtttcccagatcctcctttctgccttttttgtagatgggcgctacatttgctaccctccagtccattgggacctccccagttagccatgacttcaggtagataatgcgaagtggcttggcgagcacgtctgccaactctttcagcgctcttggatgtaacccatccggtcccaacctagacatcccttccaacctagacaattctatgaattCTATGATCTCCCCCAGACCATAATTATGCATTTGAAGCAGCATCAAAGACGTCTTGCCATTAAAGGCAAGGAGATCTGCATCACCCCAATGCTGGGAGTCCATCATCATTGTCACGGGATGAGATTAGGTTGGGCTGATGTGATTTGTTCCTACAAATCAATACCGACCATTACTCATCACCTTGTTATCTTCTGGAGACTTCCAAAGAGAATTGATTACTTGTGCTGTGTCTTCAGTAACCGGTGTAAAGCCACCTGCTCTGCGATAttgcttctccttccccctcttcgATGATGACCCatcttatttttggttttgcagctCAAGGACGGGAAAGCATGGCTCTGGTTCAGAGCTGAAGCCCTTTGggcttcccagctcctctcccaccacGTCCCACCCTGGTTTCTTTGACGCTGGTGCTGCTCTTGTTGGCTGATTGCAGGTGGCTTTTTAGCAAAGGCTGGAAGAAAAAGGCACTAAATGCAATGGCTGGCTCCTTCTTGAGGTAAGGGCATCGTtccatccccctccatccctcctcatTTCCAACTGCTGCCAAACGAGGCTGAaggctctccttctcctcctccctacGCTGCCCCGGAGTCTTGGGTTCTGCAGTCATCCATGtatttttgcttgcattttaCTTGTGGTTTGTGGACAGCGTGAAAGCTGCAGCTTGGGGTGTAAGGCATCTCACGGTCCCAGTGTTTCCCATGACGGAGAAATGCCGAGGGCGGTGGAGCAGGAGACCGTAGATGGAGCAAAAACGCTTCTGGTGCTCGCCAGCCTTAAATTGGCAATTAGCAACACTAAAACCATGACCCTTTGTCTCCCTCTTTACAGAGTCATGGGCAGAGGAGAAGATCTGAAGATGtaatagatgattttttttttttttttaaattaattttctggcCTCTACGCCTCTTTTGGGCACATTTTCAAGTCTTACTGCACAAGTTGAATCGCCTTTGCAGCGGGATGCTCTTGTACAGCCTTGCACCGCCCCAGGCATCGGTGGTGGAGAAGAGCTGGTGCGCAGGTTGCCATATTATCGTGAGATGTGTCTggatggagggggaaggagcagagcgGAGCTCGCCGCTTGTGGCaggtctctgcctcctctgccctcTTGGATGGGGCTTTTGCACTTCTTCCGGgtccctttttggttggtttttttttgtattgc contains these protein-coding regions:
- the TPBGL gene encoding trophoblast glycoprotein-like — protein: MARRQTRATGGGRWLPWLGLALLPLAVPPAAAPPGGCPSACYCVATPELVQCRYERLEEPPKELPVTVHNLSIAGSNLSILHPAAFAARPLPDLRLLRLRHDNIQTIEDMALQGLPALRTLDLSHNPLLWVAAGAFAGVPLLRTLQLNQALLAAPLEDQLALALRNLSLQRLELAGNGLRALPAALLPAGLEELDLRNNSLQRLTAAELRILEAPGLRGLRLNLGANPLSCDCALRPFLAWLRATAARVPDARSLRCAAPPPLRGAALLRLRPEGLACTANEGGEPGRLETASYVFFGIVLALIGIVFLMVLYLNRRGIKRWLHNLREACRDQMEGYHYRYEQDADPRRTSAIGTPGL